From the genome of Arthrobacter sp. ERGS1:01:
TCGGCCAGCGGCATCTCCACGATCGTCAGGGTGAAGTCCCGGGCGCTGCGTCCCAATTCCATCTCGCGGTTCTGCACCAGGTCCGCCAGGATCTTGTGCCCGCCCAGGGTCTCCCGTTCGGCCGCCATGAGGGAATAGGCGCTGTTCTGTTCGCGCGCCCAGGTCAGGGCGGCACCAAAATGGGCCTGGACCACACGGTGCAGGGCCGGCATGGCGGAAAATTCGGGGAAGTCCGGCGGGGTCATGGATGCCTCGGTCTCGGGATAGCCGGCCAACAGCTCCGTCCACCACTGCTCCCATTGCTCCCGCAGCGCGTCGGTGCCGCCGACATGGGCCGTCAGCCGGCTGTGGTCTGCTGCCCGGATGTGCGGCTCCGCATGGGAGAGGGCGGGGCTGCCGGCACCCGTCAAACCCGCCACGTCGCGAATGTAAAGGGCTATCATCATGGGCCCGCAGGTATCCATGGTGATGCGCCAGCCGGGTCCACCCGTATGATGCATAGTTATCGCCTCCAGTAGCCGCCGGACATCCCGCGGCACTCCCTCATTCAAGATTACTCTTCCCCAGGGTTTTCTGGGCGGGCAATCAGGAAGCGGCTACCCTTCCAGCAGTGACACCAGGTGGCGGCGCAGCGTGGCCTGGCCCTGTTCCGGGGCCGACCACCCGGGCTGGAGCACCAGGCGCAGGCTCAGCCCGTCCAGCACGGCGATCAGCCGCTCGGCCTCGTCAACGGGTTCGGGGTTGCCGGCCATGAGCCCGCTTTCCAGCAGTTGCAGCACCACCCGGCCGACGACGGCGCCGGTGGCCCGGTAATCGTCCTGTGCCGCGTCGGAGAGCCTGCCATCAGTGCGGGCGGCCAGCATGAACTCCATGTGGACCACGGCCTCGGCCCGGCGTTGCGCATCCAGAGGGAGCAGCTCCTCCAGGACCACGGCGCATTCGTCCACGAGTGCGTGGGCATCGGACGGCAGGCTGCCGGACTCGAGTTCCTCAAGCTTGTCCAGCGCCCGCAGGTGGATGCGTTCGGAATTGACCCGGAACGCGAATTCCATCAGCTCGGCCTGGTTGTCGAAGTAGTGCCGTACGGAGCCAAGCGCCAGCCCGGCTTTCTCCGCCACGTTACGTAGTGAGGCTTGTGTCAGTCCACGGTCGGCAATGACTTCGAAGACGGCATCTGCAACAAGTTCGCGGCGGTCATCCGCGTCAACAATTTTGGGCACACATCTTTTTTAGCACAGATGTTTCGCCCTTGTGGTGCCGGCTACTTGGACTGGCCGTCCCTGGCCGAGGCACCCTTCTTCGATTCGACGATCCAGAGCACCACCAGGACCACCGTGATGACCGCTGCACCTATGACGAACGGGAACAGCTCGGAGTGCCCGGCAAGTGCCACGACGCCGAGAACAACGGTGACAAGCCCCAGGGCCAGGGCGGAGGACTGGACAAGCATTTTCAACATTCGTAATTCTCCTGAAGTGGATGGGATTTCTTGGGGCCGGGTACACGACAGCGGCGGGCGGCGATCCGCAAGGGAAAGCCGCCCGCCGCCGTCGAGGTCTCGACAGGCTCGACCACCGGTGGTCAAGCCTGGGGCCCCGGCCGCGAGGGACCCGCTGCGAGCTTGCGAGCAGTGGGAGCGGCCGGGGAGCGGGAGCATAGGTTAACGCGAGGGGTACATGCGCTCCGGTTCGCCTGTGTACAGCTGGCGCGGGCGGCCGATCTTGGTCTGCGGGTCCTTCATCATTTCGCGCCACTGGGCAATCCAGCCCGGCAGGCGGCCAATGGCGAACAGCACCGTGAACATCTTTTCGGGGAAGCCCATGGCCTTGTATATCAGGCCGGTGTAGAAGTCCACGTTCGGGTAGAGCTTGCGGGAGATGAAGTATTCATCCGTCAACGCAACTTCTTCCAGGCGCATGGCGATGGCCAGGAGTTCGTCGTTGCCGCCGAGCTTCTCGAGGATCTCGTGCGCGGTTTCCTTGACGATCTTGGCGCGGGGATCGTAGTTCTTGTAGACGCGGTGTCCGAAGCCCATGAGCTTGACGCCGGCTTCCTTGTTCTTCACGCGCTCGACGAACTTCTCAACGGGCTCGCCGCTGGCCTGGATATCGCGGAGCATGTTCAGCACGGCCTCGTTGGCGCCGCCGTGCAGCGGGCCGAACAGGGCGTTGATGCCGGCGGAGACGGACGCGAACATGTTGGCGTTCGCGGAGCCCACCAGGCGCACCGTGGAGGTGGAGCAGTTTTGTTCGTGGTCTGCGTGCAGGATCAGCAGCAGGTCAAGGGCCTTGACCACTACGGGGTCCATCTCGTAGGCCTCGGCGGGCAGGCCGAAGCTCAGGCGCAGGAAGTTCTCCACGAGGTTCATGGAGTTGTCCGGGTACAGCATGGGCTGGCCGATGGACTTCTTGTGCGCGTAGGCGGCGATGACGGGCATCTTGGCCATGAGACGGATCGTGGCCATCTCGACTTGCTCGTCGTCGAACGGGTCCAGGGAGTCCTGGTAGAACGTGGACAGCGCGGACACGGCCGAGGACAGCACCGGCATGGGGTGGGCGTCGCGCGGGAAGCCGCCGAAGAAGCCCTTGAGATCCTCGTGGAGCATGGTGTGGCGGCGGATCCGCTGGTCGAACTTGTCCAGCTCCGCCGGGGTGGGCAGGTTCCCGTAGATGAGCAGGTAGGACACTTCCAGGAAGCTGGAGTGCTGGGCCAGTTCCTCGATCGGGTAGCCGCGGTAGCGCAGGATTCCCTCGTCACCGTCGATGAACGTGATCGCGGAGGAGGTGGCGGCCGTGTTGACGAAACCGGGGTCGTAGGTGACCGCGCCGGTGTTCTTCAGCAGCTTGGACACGTCATAGCCGGCGTTGCCTTCTACGGCTTCGATGCGCGGGAGTTCAAGTTCTCCGCCGTCGTAGCGCAGTGTTGCACTCGTGGAATCAGTCATGGAGTCCCCTTCATGAGGTGGCCTTTGTGAGGCTTTGCTTAGATCTATGCTACTTTTCCGCCCGCGGGGTTCACCGCGCACCGTAAGACTTGTGTGCGGCTCAGCAGTAGAACGAGTCAGCGAATAAAGCGCACGGTGGCATAGATGTCTACCTACGAAACTACCGCTTTAGAGCCCCTCAACACTAATCCTGCGCCGTATTTTGCGCCGATGTGCGCGAAATCGCTAAGAATTCACCGTGAGTCTTTGCACGGTCGCGGCGATTCTTTCGTCGCTTCCGGTCAGGGCCACGCGGATGAATCCGTTGCCGGCTTCGCCGTAGAACGTGCCCGGTCCGGCCACGATTCCCAACTCGGCCAGCCGCCCGATGGTGGTCCAGGTGTCCTCCCCCGCCGTGCACCACAGGTACAGGCCGGCCTCGGAGTGGTGGATTTGCAGGCCAAATGCCTCCAGCGCGCCCACGAGCTGTTCGCGGCGGTTGCGGTAGAGGGCCTTTTGGGCGCTGACGTGGGCGTCGTCGCCGAGGGCCACGCGCATGGCTTCCTGCACGGGGTAGGGCACGATCATGCCGGCGTGCTTGCGGCTGTTGACAAGGTTGGCCATGATGGCCGAATCCCCGGCAACAAAGGCCGCCCGGTAGCCGGCCACATTGGACTGCTTGCTCAGCGAGTACACGGCCAGCAGGCCATCGGTGCTGCCGCCCGTGACGCGCGGGTCAAGGACGCTCGGCACGGCTTCGCCGCCGTTTTCCGGGTCCCACTCCCCCCAGCCAAGTTCGCCGTAGCACTCGTCGGAGGCCACGACCGCGCCCATTTCGCGCGCCTGGGCCACGATGGCCGAAAGTGCGTCGACGTTGCGGACAATTCCCGTCGGGTTGCCCGGGGAGTTGACCCAGACCAGGCGCACCCGGGCACGGGTGTCGGCGTCGAGCTCGTCAAGGTTGTCCGCCGCAACCGCGGTGGCCCCGGCAAAGACCGCACCCATGTCATAGGTGGGGTAGGCGACGGTGGGCCGGACGACGACGTCGCCCGCTCCCAGCCCCAGCAGCATCGGCAGCCACGCCACCAGTTCCTTGGAACCAACCGTGGGCATGACGTCGTCGGGGTTCAGTCCGGGCACGTTGCGGCGCCGGGCAAACCAGTCCACGATCGCCTGGCGCAGGGCCGGCGTACCGTGCGTGGTGGGATACCCGGGGGCGTCCGCTGCCGCCACCAGGGCGTCCTGGATCAGCGCCGGGGTGGGGTCCACGGGGGTGCCGATCGAGAGGTTCACCACACCGTCGGGGTGCTTGGCCGCCGTCGCCTGGTAGGGCGCCATGGCGTCCCAGGGGTAGTCGGGCAGACGCAGTCCAAACGGGGCGCGGTCAGGGGCGTGCTGTGCCGGGGTGGAGGCCATAACTGTTCGCTCTAGTCCTGGTTCTGCGGGGGCAGGGCCGCAACGAAGGGGTGGTCGGTGTGGGTGTTGCCGATCTTGGCGGCACCACCCGGGGAACCGAGCACGTCAAAGAACTCCACATTGGCCTTGTAGTACTCGGCCCACTCGTCCGGGGTGTCGTCCTCGTAGTAGATGGCCTCCACGGGGCACACCGGTTCGCAGGCGCCACAGTCAACGCATTCGTCGGGGTGGATGTAGAGCGAGCGTTCGCCTTCGTAGATACAGTCAACGGGGCATTCCTCAACACATGCCTTGTCCTTGACATCCACGCACGGCTGCGCAATTACATACGTCACGTCCCGACCTTCCTCGCAAAAAGACTCATTGTCCGAACTTGATGCCGGACACGTTCATTATCCCCCACGCTACGCCCCCTCGCACCACCGCCCGGACCGGTACGACTTAGTATGAAGACGTGAACCAAGCACTTGCACGCCTCGCCGGCCTCCCCCTGGGCACCCGGGTGGTGGTGCGTTACCGGATCCCCGGCGGCAGCACGGATGCGCTGGGTGAACTGGCGGCGCGGGATGCGCTCAGTTGCACCGTCGCCACGCGCACGGGCGAGGTGGTGGTGGCGCTGGCCGATGTGCAACTGGCCAAGGAGGTGCCGCCTCCCCCGCCGCGGCGGGACCGGCGCATCATCTAGGACGGCGCCGCGCAGGGCGATTGCCCCGGCGCTACTTTCGCGGCTTCTTTGCCCGGAGCACGCCCAGGGCCACGAGCCCCGTGAGAGGCGTGACGACGGCGATTCCGTACAGCCACACGAGGCCCTGGAGGTTGTTGGAGATCATGCCGAAGCCGCCCAGTTGCAGGGACAGCGTGCCGGCGCACAGGTAGGCCGCCGCCCCGCAAAGCACCACGACCCAGGCATTCCTGCTCCACAGCCCCACGAAAAGTTCGACGGCGGCCAGCATGACCAGCGCCGCCGCGGCACCCACTGGAATCACAAAGCCATTGCCGAACCAGGCATGGCCGTGCAGTGACGTGCCGAGCAGTCCCGTGCCCAGGCCGGCCGCGACCGCGGCGACCACCACGGCCCAGCGGCGCGGCGGCGGCAATTTCAGCTCGCCGTGCTCCAGGCCGGGATCCAGTTGATCACTCATTCCGGTCCCCGCCGTTTCGCCCCTCGCCTGGCGCTGCGCTGGCATCAACAAATTCCTCGATGCCGGAGATGTCCTTCCAGACATCGTCGGACAGCGCATAGCGGTCCCCGGCAACCGTGATCTGGGTCCGGTGCGCGCGCATGGCCTCCGTCTTGGCGTCCGTGTCGCCATGCACGGCAATCCGCGGAACGCCGGGTTCCAGGGGTCGCTCGGGGCGGTCGCTAACAATGGCAAAGACGTGCGGGACGGTCCAGGCATCCTGCCCGTCGGCCGGGGTTTCGGCCAGGGCAAGGGCCGCCATGACAAGGTCGTGGGTGCGCACGTGGTCGGGGTGTCCGTAGCCGCCGTCGGCCGCGTAGGTCACGACGGCGTCCGGCCGGACGTCCCGGATGGCCCTGGCAGCCAGGGCCGCCAGCTCCGCCAGCGGTGTGCGGGAAAGTGATCCGGGCAGGACGGTGCCGGCGGCCATGGCACGGCCATCGGGGCCCCACTGCATGCCGGAGTCGCGGAAGGTGACGGGGCCCGATTCGGGGGCCGCGGGTCCCTGCCCCAGCCAAATGTGCTCGCGCACGCCCAATGCGGCCAGGGCTGCGGCAAGTTCCCGTTCGCGAACCCGCGCCAGGCCGGTGCCGTCCGCCGGCGTGCCAGATTCCGCGGCGGCCCGGCCCACTTCAAGGTGCACCAGCTCGGGCGGGATGACCTCGCCCAATTCCCCGCGGGTGCTGGTCAAGAGCACCACGCGGGCGCCCGCCGCGGCGTAGGCGGCCATCGTGGCACCTGTGACAAGGGTTTCGTCGTCAGGGTGGGCGTGCGCGAAGAGCACGGTGGCGTCGGGGCCGACGCCGGGCAGCAGGTGGGCGGGGCTGGTGTCCATGCCACCAATCTACTCGCTGGCCGGCGCCGGACCCCAATGACGCCCGGGCACGTGCACCGGGCACAGAAAAGGCCGGCACCGCCCAATCCGTGAAATCACGTAAGGAGATGCCGGCCTTTGTCCGGTGGCTAGACCAGCAGTGTGGCGCCGGGAATGGCGTTGAGCAGGTCCTGCGTGTACTTCTGTTGCGGGTTGTTGAACACGTCGTCGGTCGAGGCGGCCTCGACGACCCTGCCCTTTTGCATGACGGTGACGTGGTCGGCGATCTGCCGGACCACGGCGAGGTCGTGCGTGATGAACAGGTAGGTCAGGCTCAGTTCTGCCTGCAGTTCGTTGAGCAGGTTGAGCACCTGGGCCTGGACCAGCACGTCAAGGGCCGACACCGCCTCGTCACAGATGATCACGTCCGGGTTCAACGCCAGGGCCCGCGCGATGGCGATGCGCTGGCGCTGGCCGCCGGAGAGCTCGTTCGGGTAGCGGTGCATGGTGGCCGCAGGCATGGAAACCTGGTCCAACAGCTCGCGCACCTTCTTTTCCCGGGACTTGGAGTCGCCGATCTTGTGGATCTTCAGCGGCTCCTCAATGGTCCGGAAGATGTTGAACATGGGGTCCAACGATCCGTACGGGTCCTGGAAGATGGGCTGCACGCGGCGGCGGAAGTCAAAGAGCGGCCTCCCCTTCAACGTGGTCACGTCGGTGCCGTCGAACTTGATGCTTCCCTCAGTGGGCGCCAGCAGGCTCAAGGCCATTTGCGCCACGGTGGACTTGCCCGAGCCGGACTCCCCCACGATCGCCATGGTGGTACCGCGCTTGACGCTGAAGGAGACATCGTCCACGGCCTTGAAGTCCGTGGACTTGCCCAACGCGCCGCGCAGCTTGAAGACCTTGGTGAGGTTCTTGACCTCGATCAGGTCCTCGCCCTTGGCGGCGGCACGGCGACCGGTTGACGCTGCGGCCGGCTGCGCGTCCGCGGGTGCGGGCTCGCTGACCTTGGTGGAGGTCAGTCGCCGTGACGCGAGCGACGGCGCGGCGTTGACGAGGCGCTGCGTGTACGGGTGTTGCGGGTTGCGCAGGATCTCCAACGCGGGGCCCGATTCGACAACCTGGCCCTTGTACATGACGACTACTTTTTCGGCACGTTCGGCGGCAAGGCCGAGGTCGTGCGTAATGAGCAGCACGGCGGTGCCAAGCTCGGTGGTCATCCGGTCCAGGTGGTCAAGGATCTGGCCCTGCACCGTCACGTCCAGTGCGGACGTGGGCTCATCGGCGATGAGCAGGCGCGGCCGGCAGGCCAGGCCGATCGCGATCAGCGCGCGCTGGCGCATGCCGCCGGAGAACTCGTGCGGGTACTGCTTGGCGCGGTTCGCCGCGTCCGGCAAGCCGGCCTCGGAGAGCACCTCCGCCACGCGCTCCTTGGAGTTGGCGCCGTCCAGGCCGTTGGCCTTGAGCGTCTCCTTGACCTGGAAGCCGATCTTCCACACGGGGTTCAGGTTCGACATGGGGTCCTGGGGAACCATGCCGATCGAGTTGCCGCGCAGTTCGATGATGCGCTTTTCGCTGGCGTGGGTGATGTCCTCGCCGTCGAAAATGATCTTTCCGCCGCTGACCCGCCCGTTGGAGGGCAGCAGGCCAATGGCCGACAACGCGGTGGTGGACTTGCCCGAGCCGGACTCGCCCACGATCGCCACTGTTTCACCGGGCATGATGGTCAGGTGCGCGTTGCGGACCGCGTTGACGGGGCCGTTCTGGGTGTCGAAGGTGATCGCCAGGTCGCGGATTTCCAGCAGCGGCATGTCGTCGTTCCTGGGTGCTGCGGCGTTCACGGGCATACCTTTTTCATTGTTGGACATGGCCGTCACCGCTTCCTTGCTTTGGGATCGAGCGCATCACGCAGCGCGTCACCAAGCATGATGAAGCTCAACACGGTGATACACAGCGCAAGGGCCGGCCACAGGAGCACGGCGGGGTTGTTGCGCACCTGCGACTGGGCCGCGGCGATGTCATTACCCCAGGACATGACGGTGTCCGGCAAACCCAGTCCCAGGAAGGACAGGGTTGCCTCGGCCACGATGAAGGTACCGAGCGAGATACTGGCCACCACGATGATGGGAGCCAGCGAGTTCGGCACTACGTGGCGGACCAGGGCATTGAAGCGGGAAAGCCCCAGCGCCTTGGAGGCGGTCACGAAGTCCGCGTTGCGGTTCTCGATCACCGCTCCTCGGGTGATACGGGCAATCTGCGGCCAGCCGAAGATCACCAACACCAGGACCACGGTCCAGACGCTGCGGTTGTCGCGGAAGGCCGGCAGCTGCATCATGACGATGGCGCCGAGGATCAGCGGCAGGGCGAAGAAGATGTCGCCCAGGCGGGCCAGGATGGCGTCAAGCCAGCCGCCGTAGTAGCCGGCGAGGGCGCCCATGACTCCACCGATGATCAATACGCCGATCGTGGTGAACAAGCCCACCATGAGGGAGGCGCGCGTGCCATAGATCATGCGGGCATAAACATCGCAACCCTGCAGCGTGAAGCCAAGCGGGTGCCCCGGCGCGGGACCCTCAGCCGAGTTGGCGAGCGGACAGGTCGTGGGATTCTCAGTGGCGAACCACTGTGGGAAGATCGCCACGACGACCACCAGCACGATCAACAGGGCGGAGATGATGAACAACGGCTGCTTGCGCAGGTTGTGCCAGGCGTCGGCCCACAGGCTCAACGGTGCGGCGGTTTCATCGACCTTGTCAACGGCGGCCAGGGGGGTCTCCTCCAGCGGTGCCACATAGTGTTCAATGACCCGGCTGGACACTTTGCCCTGCCGGGCGGACGGGGTTGCCGTCCGGAGGTTCTCATTTTCGGGTGTCAGGTTCTCAGACATAGCGAATCCTTGGGTCGAGCCAGGCGTACAAGAGGTCCACAACAAGGTTGGCCACCACGAACACGATGACCAGGATGCCGACGACCGCCACGACTGTGGGGGTTTCCCCGTTCAGGATGGCCTTGTACAGCAGGTTGCCGATGCCGGGGACGTTGAAAATGCCTTCGGTGACGATGGCGCCGCCCATGAGCGAGCCAAGGTCGGCACCGAGGAAGGTGACAACGGGAATAAGAGAGTTGCGCAGGATGTGCACCAGCACCACGCGGCGGCGGCTCAGGCCCTTGGCAGTTGCGGTGCGCACATAGTCGGCATTCATGTTCTCGCTGATGGACGCGCGCGTCAGTCGAATGACGTAGGCCAGGGAGACAAGACCCAGGACGAGGGCCGGTAGGACCAGTTCGTTCCAGTGTGCCGCACCGCTGACGGTCGGCTTGGCCCAGCGAAGCTGGACGCCGACCACGAGCTGGAGGACAAAGCCAAGCACGAAGGTGGGAACGGCGATGACCACGAGGGATGCGACCAGGACCGTGCTGTCGAACAGCTTGCCCTTGCGCAGACCGGCGATGACGCCGAAGAAGACACCAAAGATGGCTTCGAAGGCCAGTGCCATGATGGCAAGACGGGCCGTAACGGGGTAGGCGCGGCCAATGACGGCCGAAACTTCCTGACCGGAGAAGGTCTGCCCCAGGTTGAGGGTTACAAGGTTCTTGAGGTACAGCCCGTACTGGACCCAGAAGGGCTGGTCGAGGTTGTACTGTGCCCGAAGGGCGGCCTCGACGGCGGGAGCCATCGGCTTGCCGCCGGACAGTGCGGCGATGGGATCACCGGGGGTTGCAAAGACGAGGAAATATACCAGCAGCGTTGCGCCGAAAAAGACGGGAATCAGCTGCAGGAAACGGCGAAGCGTAAACATGACCATTACGGCGTCACCACTCCCCGCGTCCCAAATCGCGATTCGTTCATGAAATTACCTGTTCAGTAGTTGTCAGTACAGGGCATGCGCGGGATCTCTCCGCTGCACGTTGTACGGAAAATAACACATATGTGTGTCAATAGCACATAAGGGGAACCCGGCGCCCCCACGCCGGGTCCCCCTAGATGCAAGGCGTTAGTAAGCGTTGTTACTTGCCCGTGATGTCGTAGTACAGCGGAACACCGTTCCAGCCGAACTCAACCGTGTTGACGTTGTTGCTCCACACGCCCTGGACTGCCTGGTACCACAAGGGGATAACCGGCAGGTCCTTGAGCAGGATTTCCTGGGCCTGGTTGAAGATCTTGTTGCCGTCTTCAACCGTCTTGGCCGACAGGCCTTCGGTCAGCTTGGCGTCGAACGCCTTGCTGGAGTAGTCACCGTCGTTGGAACCAGCACCGGTGCCGTACAGCGGGCCGAGGAAGTTGTACAGCGACGGGTAGTCAGCCTGCCAGCCGGCGCGTGAGGCACCGGTCAGCTTCTTGGTGTTGACCAGGTTGCGCATTTCCTTGAACGTGGCAATCGGGTTCAGCTGAGCCTTGATCCCCAGGTTGGTGGAGATCTGGTTGGCCATGGCCGTGATGTATTCCTTGTTACCGGCACCATCGATGTTCGAGGTGATGGTGAAGACCTTGCCTGCGGGCCAGGGGCTGATCTTGTCAGCCTGTGCCCACAGTTCCTTGGCCTTGGCAACGTTCAGGGTCAGCACGTCGGCGCCGGGCAGGCTGCCGTTGTAGCCGTCCAGGACGGGCGAGGTGAAGTCCTTGGCGATCTGCTTGTTGCCGTAGAAGATCTTGTCGATGATCTGCTGGCGGTCGATCGACATGGAGATGGCCTGGCGGCGCAGCTGGCCGGCCTCGCCGGAGAACTCGGGCAGGTAGCTCGGGATCGTCATCGTCGCGTTGCCGGCGTACGGCTGGTTGACGAAGCGGCCTTCGAAGTCGGTCTTGAAGTTCTGCAGGCCGCTCGGCGGGACCTGGTCCAGGACGTCAAGGTTGTCGGACTGCACGTCGGTGTAAGCGGCGTCGGTGCTGTTGTAGAACTTGAACGTCACACCGCCGTTCTTGGCCTTGCGCGGTCCGTTGTACTTCTCGTTCGGGACGAGGGTGATGGACTGGTTGTGCGACCAACCGTTGGCGGCCAGCTTGTACGGGCCATCGCCGACCGGGTTCTGGCCAAATGCGGCCGGATCCTTGAATGCGGTCTCGGGCAGCGGGTAGAACGCCGTGTATCCGAGGCGCAGCGGGAAGTCGGACTCCGGTGCGGAAAGCTCAACGGTGAAGGTGTGGTCATCCACAACCTTCAGGCCCGACATCGTGTCAACCGTGGACTTCTCGGCGCTGACAGCGTCGTAGCCCTTGATGGACTCGAAGAAGTAGCTGTTCAGCTGTGCGTTCTTGGCGGCGGCACCGAAGTTCCAGGCATCCACAAAGTTCTTCGCCGTGATCGGCGTGCCGTCGCTGAACGTCTCACCGGACTTGATCTTGATGGTGTAGTTCTGCGCGTCCGTCGTGGTGATGGAATCGGCGAGTTCGTTCTGAATCGCGCCCTTGGCGTTGTAGCTGACCAGGCCCGAGAAGATGAGGTCCATGACGCGACCGCCACCAACCTCATTGGTGTTGGCGGGCAGCAGGCCTTGCGCCGGTTCGGTGCTGTTGGCTGTGATGACCTTCGTGGTGTTCCCGGTTGCGTTGTTCCCGCCGCCCGTAGAGCCGCCACATGCGGTGAGGGACATGGCAAGAACAGCAGCCAGGCCCAGTGCTTTGGAAGTGCGCGAGTAACGCATTCCGCCTCCTTGGTTATGAAATGGTTGCAAGTCGAAACAAGAAAACTGCTTGGCCGCCAACTTCTTCGTTGAAGCCGACGTGTCTCAACTCATACCGGACTAGGCTACCGGCAAAACATTACTTGCAAGTAATCCAGAGCACATTGGGACCAGATCTTTACCGAGATGAAACCTTAAAGCAACAACAGCCCGCCCCGGCGAAAGCCGGGACGGGCTGTTGAAAGTTGCTGCTACGAGGCGCTGGCCGAGGCCAACTGCGCGCTATGCCTTGGCGCGGCTGCGGAAGGCCTTGGCACGCTCGGAAGCGTCCAGGATGACCTTGCGGATGCGGATGGCTTCCGGGGTCACCTCGACGCACTCGTCTTCACGGGCGAATTCGAGGGACTCTTCCAGCGTGAGGTTGCGCGGCGGGGTCATGTTCTCGAAGGTGTCCGAGGAAGCTGCTCGCATGTTGGTGAGCTGCTTTTCCTTCGTGATGTTGACGTCCATGTCGTCGGCGCGGGAGTTCTCGCCCACGATCATGCCTTCGTAGACCTCGGAGGTGGGCTGCACGAAGAAGTTCATGCGCTCCTGGAGCTTGATCATGGCGAACGGGGTGACGACGCCGGAGCGGTCAGCCACGATCGAACCGTTGTTGCGGTACTCGATCGGGCCGGCCCACGGCTCGTAGCCTTCGGCAATGGAGGAGGCAATACCTGCACCGCGGGTGTCGGTCATGAAGCGGGTGCGGAAACCGATCAGGCCACGGGCCGGAACGATAAATTCCATGCGGCACCAGCCGGTGCCGTGGTTGGCCATGTTGGTCATGCGGCCCTTGCGGGCTGCCATGAGCTGGGTGACGGCGCCGAGGTATTCCTCGGGTACGTCGATGGTCATGTGTTCCATCGGCTCGTGGGTCTTGCCGTCGACCTGCTTGGTCACAACCTGCGGCTTGCCAACGGTCAGCTCGAAGCCTTCGCGACGCATCTGCTCAACAAGGATGGACAGGGCCAATTCGCCACGGCCCTGGACTTCCCAGGCGTCGGGACGCTCGGTGGGGAGAACCTTCAGGGAAACGTTACCGACGAGTTCCTTGTCGAGGCGGTCCTTGACCTGGCGTGCGGTGACCTTGTGGCCCTTGACACGGCCGGCCAGCGGCGAGGTGTTGATACCGATCGTCATGGAGATGGCGGGCGGGTCAACCGTGATCAGCGGCAGCGGCTGCGGGTTGTCGACGTCGGTCAGGGTCTCACCGATGGTGATGTCCTCGATACCGGCAACGGCCACGATCTCGCCGGGGCCTGCGGACTCGGCCGGGACACGGGTCAGTGCCTGGGTGGCCAGCAGTTCGGTGATCTTGACGGACTTGATGGTGCCGTCGTGGCGGGCCCAGGCAACGGTCTGGCCCTTGGTCAGGGTGCCGTTGAAGATACGCAGCAGTGCCAGGCGGCCCAGGAACGGGGAGGCGTCAAGGTTGGTGACGTGTGCCTGCAGGACGCCGTCCGGGTTGTACGTGGGGGCC
Proteins encoded in this window:
- a CDS encoding ABC transporter permease; amino-acid sequence: MSENLTPENENLRTATPSARQGKVSSRVIEHYVAPLEETPLAAVDKVDETAAPLSLWADAWHNLRKQPLFIISALLIVLVVVVAIFPQWFATENPTTCPLANSAEGPAPGHPLGFTLQGCDVYARMIYGTRASLMVGLFTTIGVLIIGGVMGALAGYYGGWLDAILARLGDIFFALPLILGAIVMMQLPAFRDNRSVWTVVLVLVIFGWPQIARITRGAVIENRNADFVTASKALGLSRFNALVRHVVPNSLAPIIVVASISLGTFIVAEATLSFLGLGLPDTVMSWGNDIAAAQSQVRNNPAVLLWPALALCITVLSFIMLGDALRDALDPKARKR
- a CDS encoding ABC transporter permease, translating into MVMFTLRRFLQLIPVFFGATLLVYFLVFATPGDPIAALSGGKPMAPAVEAALRAQYNLDQPFWVQYGLYLKNLVTLNLGQTFSGQEVSAVIGRAYPVTARLAIMALAFEAIFGVFFGVIAGLRKGKLFDSTVLVASLVVIAVPTFVLGFVLQLVVGVQLRWAKPTVSGAAHWNELVLPALVLGLVSLAYVIRLTRASISENMNADYVRTATAKGLSRRRVVLVHILRNSLIPVVTFLGADLGSLMGGAIVTEGIFNVPGIGNLLYKAILNGETPTVVAVVGILVIVFVVANLVVDLLYAWLDPRIRYV
- a CDS encoding peptide ABC transporter substrate-binding protein — encoded protein: MRYSRTSKALGLAAVLAMSLTACGGSTGGGNNATGNTTKVITANSTEPAQGLLPANTNEVGGGRVMDLIFSGLVSYNAKGAIQNELADSITTTDAQNYTIKIKSGETFSDGTPITAKNFVDAWNFGAAAKNAQLNSYFFESIKGYDAVSAEKSTVDTMSGLKVVDDHTFTVELSAPESDFPLRLGYTAFYPLPETAFKDPAAFGQNPVGDGPYKLAANGWSHNQSITLVPNEKYNGPRKAKNGGVTFKFYNSTDAAYTDVQSDNLDVLDQVPPSGLQNFKTDFEGRFVNQPYAGNATMTIPSYLPEFSGEAGQLRRQAISMSIDRQQIIDKIFYGNKQIAKDFTSPVLDGYNGSLPGADVLTLNVAKAKELWAQADKISPWPAGKVFTITSNIDGAGNKEYITAMANQISTNLGIKAQLNPIATFKEMRNLVNTKKLTGASRAGWQADYPSLYNFLGPLYGTGAGSNDGDYSSKAFDAKLTEGLSAKTVEDGNKIFNQAQEILLKDLPVIPLWYQAVQGVWSNNVNTVEFGWNGVPLYYDITGK
- the typA gene encoding translational GTPase TypA; this encodes MSDTSLNTASRTDLRNVAIVAHVDHGKTTLVDAMLQQTHSFAEHGVVAERVMDSGDLEREKGITILAKNTTVAYNGPSADGQVMTINVIDTPGHADFGGEVERGLSMVDGVVLLVDASEGPLPQTRFVLRKALAAKLPVILLVNKTDRPDARIDEVVAESMDLLLGLASDMADEVPDLDLDAVLNVPVVYASGKLGRASLTQPDNGAAPDNEDLEPLFKTIIEHIPAPTYNPDGVLQAHVTNLDASPFLGRLALLRIFNGTLTKGQTVAWARHDGTIKSVKITELLATQALTRVPAESAGPGEIVAVAGIEDITIGETLTDVDNPQPLPLITVDPPAISMTIGINTSPLAGRVKGHKVTARQVKDRLDKELVGNVSLKVLPTERPDAWEVQGRGELALSILVEQMRREGFELTVGKPQVVTKQVDGKTHEPMEHMTIDVPEEYLGAVTQLMAARKGRMTNMANHGTGWCRMEFIVPARGLIGFRTRFMTDTRGAGIASSIAEGYEPWAGPIEYRNNGSIVADRSGVVTPFAMIKLQERMNFFVQPTSEVYEGMIVGENSRADDMDVNITKEKQLTNMRAASSDTFENMTPPRNLTLEESLEFAREDECVEVTPEAIRIRKVILDASERAKAFRSRAKA